Proteins encoded in a region of the Streptomyces sp. NBC_00310 genome:
- a CDS encoding FAD-binding oxidoreductase, with product MINRRGAVRLGIGAGAATALGGALSAPTAGAAPSGRRRAAGPDWNALRRHLSGDVVLPGEADYDRARKIYIGYYDRVRPQAVAYLDNTEDVRTALKFAQDHAIRPTIRSGGHSFGGYSVSDGLVLNLSRLDTVRLGTRTVHVGPAAQQVDVLQQLAPQGIAVASGICPGVCPGGFVQGGGLGWLTRQYGMACDTLVSAQVVLADGRVVRASPKEHPDLFWAMRGGGGGNFGVVTRYEMRAFDVRSMVNFQLTWPADAAQRLMAAWQNWVIDGPRELGAALGLQMTDAGSDAVDLMVYGAWLGAPDRFPAVLDSLISMAGSAPATRDIKELSYRDAMMSWYGCADLTPQQCHTVGYTPEAKLPRENFALDRNRMFSGPVPDQGLHDMLNVFYADRRPGQFRYLSLFAFGGAANDVERTAAAYVHRDTEFYTGFSVGLSDPSPTPEDEAAARAWDDKAFAVIDPLSNKESYQNFIDPALTDWKSSYYGENYERLTTVKRTYDPHRLFSFAQGIV from the coding sequence ATGATCAACCGCAGAGGAGCCGTCCGCCTGGGCATAGGCGCCGGCGCCGCCACCGCACTCGGCGGTGCCCTGTCCGCCCCCACCGCGGGGGCCGCGCCGTCCGGCCGCCGCCGCGCCGCGGGCCCCGACTGGAACGCGCTGCGGCGCCACCTGTCGGGGGACGTCGTCCTGCCGGGGGAGGCGGACTACGACCGCGCCCGCAAGATCTACATCGGCTACTACGACCGGGTCAGACCGCAGGCCGTCGCCTACCTGGACAACACCGAGGACGTCCGCACGGCCCTGAAGTTCGCGCAGGACCACGCGATCCGGCCGACGATCCGCAGCGGCGGCCACAGCTTCGGCGGCTACTCCGTCTCCGACGGCCTGGTGCTCAACCTCTCCCGCCTCGATACGGTCCGCCTCGGCACGCGCACCGTCCACGTGGGCCCCGCCGCCCAGCAGGTCGACGTCCTCCAGCAACTCGCCCCCCAGGGCATCGCCGTGGCCAGCGGCATCTGTCCCGGGGTGTGCCCCGGCGGCTTCGTGCAGGGCGGCGGCCTGGGCTGGCTGACCCGCCAGTACGGCATGGCGTGCGACACCCTCGTCTCCGCGCAGGTCGTCCTCGCCGACGGGCGCGTCGTGCGGGCCTCCCCCAAGGAGCACCCCGACCTGTTCTGGGCGATGCGCGGCGGAGGCGGCGGCAACTTCGGTGTCGTCACCCGCTACGAGATGCGGGCGTTCGACGTGCGCTCCATGGTGAACTTCCAGCTCACCTGGCCGGCCGACGCCGCCCAGCGGCTCATGGCCGCCTGGCAGAACTGGGTGATCGACGGCCCCCGCGAACTGGGGGCGGCCCTGGGCCTGCAGATGACCGACGCCGGCAGCGACGCCGTCGACCTCATGGTCTACGGCGCCTGGCTGGGCGCGCCGGACAGGTTCCCGGCGGTCCTCGACTCGCTGATCTCCATGGCCGGTTCGGCACCCGCGACCCGGGACATCAAGGAACTGTCCTACCGCGACGCCATGATGTCCTGGTACGGCTGCGCCGACCTGACACCGCAGCAGTGCCACACCGTCGGCTACACCCCCGAGGCGAAACTGCCCCGGGAGAACTTCGCGCTCGACCGCAACCGGATGTTCTCCGGCCCCGTCCCCGACCAGGGCCTGCACGACATGCTGAACGTCTTCTACGCCGACCGGCGCCCCGGGCAGTTCCGCTACCTCAGCCTCTTCGCCTTCGGCGGCGCCGCCAACGACGTCGAGCGCACCGCGGCGGCGTACGTCCACCGGGACACCGAGTTCTACACCGGCTTCTCGGTGGGGCTGTCCGACCCCAGCCCCACCCCGGAGGACGAGGCGGCCGCCCGCGCCTGGGACGACAAGGCCTTCGCGGTCATCGACCCGCTCTCCAACAAGGAGAGCTACCAGAACTTCATCGACCCCGCGCTCACCGACTGGAAGTCCTCCTACTACGGCGAGAACTACGAGCGGCTCACCACCGTCAAGCGCACCTACGACCCGCACCGCCTGTTCTCCTTCGCACAGGGGATCGTGTGA
- a CDS encoding MFS transporter gives MADPRAGTSNGAGKILLALLCMAQFMLILDLAVVAVAVPSIQSQLGVSTADIQWVSTAYGLAFGGFLVAAGRAADLFGPKRILLAGLAVFALASAACGLAPGGGLLFVARAVQGFGAALVSPAALTLVTTSFGEGEDRNKALGIWGAVSSGGAIAGQLLGGVLTDLAGWRSIFLINVPIGIAVIVAVAAYVRKDRPRAQGRIDLPGAALLTAGVVLLVTAVTRAAEHALDTSVLATGAGGLLVLVAFTLHESRAAHPVVRLSMFRNRYVAYGNLVCMLTSGVGTVSVFLTTLYLQQVLGLSPMTAGLGFVPVTALILVVSMRIQPLVKRFGVRTLLHVSALCLVIGALLLSLVTVDGSYWVQVLPGLLFSGLGAALSFTPAMILCTTGVADEDQGLASGILGTSQQIGAAVFLAALNTVVAAVAAGGGPQALTDGFRAGFLWSLTLPVLMVVCVLALPRERAGQPDGAGTGDGGSAKPGPAEEAVR, from the coding sequence ATGGCCGACCCACGAGCCGGCACGAGCAACGGTGCGGGCAAGATACTCCTCGCACTGCTCTGCATGGCTCAGTTCATGCTGATCCTGGACCTCGCCGTCGTCGCGGTGGCCGTGCCCTCGATCCAGTCCCAACTGGGCGTCTCCACGGCGGACATCCAGTGGGTCTCCACCGCCTACGGCCTGGCCTTCGGCGGCTTCCTGGTCGCCGCGGGCCGCGCGGCCGACCTCTTCGGCCCCAAGCGCATCCTCCTGGCCGGCCTGGCCGTCTTCGCTCTCGCCTCCGCCGCATGCGGCCTGGCCCCCGGCGGCGGCCTGCTCTTCGTCGCCCGCGCCGTACAGGGATTCGGCGCCGCCCTCGTCTCCCCGGCCGCGCTGACCCTGGTCACCACCAGCTTCGGCGAGGGCGAGGACCGCAACAAGGCGCTCGGCATCTGGGGGGCCGTCTCCTCGGGCGGCGCGATCGCCGGACAACTGCTCGGCGGAGTCCTCACCGACCTGGCCGGATGGCGCTCCATCTTCCTGATCAACGTGCCCATCGGCATCGCCGTGATCGTCGCCGTGGCGGCGTATGTGCGCAAGGACCGGCCCCGCGCCCAGGGACGCATCGACCTGCCGGGCGCGGCGCTGCTCACCGCGGGCGTCGTCCTGCTGGTGACCGCGGTGACCCGGGCGGCCGAACACGCCCTGGACACCAGTGTCCTGGCCACCGGCGCCGGCGGGCTGCTCGTCCTGGTGGCCTTCACCCTCCACGAATCCCGGGCCGCCCACCCCGTGGTCCGCCTGTCGATGTTCCGCAACCGGTACGTGGCCTACGGCAACCTGGTGTGCATGCTCACCTCCGGCGTGGGCACCGTCTCGGTGTTCCTCACCACCCTCTACCTGCAGCAGGTGCTCGGCCTGAGCCCGATGACGGCCGGCCTGGGGTTCGTCCCGGTCACCGCGCTGATCCTGGTGGTGTCGATGCGGATCCAGCCGCTGGTGAAGAGGTTCGGCGTGCGGACGCTGCTGCATGTCTCCGCGCTCTGCCTCGTGATCGGGGCGCTGCTGCTCAGCCTGGTCACCGTCGACGGCTCCTACTGGGTGCAGGTGCTTCCCGGGCTGCTGTTCAGCGGCCTGGGCGCGGCGCTCAGCTTCACCCCGGCGATGATCCTGTGCACCACCGGCGTCGCCGACGAGGACCAGGGGCTCGCCTCCGGGATCCTGGGCACCTCGCAGCAGATCGGTGCGGCCGTCTTCCTCGCGGCCCTGAACACCGTGGTGGCCGCGGTCGCCGCCGGCGGCGGCCCGCAGGCGCTGACCGACGGGTTCCGGGCGGGTTTCCTGTGGTCCCTCACACTGCCCGTCCTCATGGTCGTCTGCGTCCTGGCGCTGCCCCGCGAACGGGCGGGGCAGCCGGACGGCGCAGGCACCGGCGACGGCGGCTCCGCGAAGCCGGGCCCGGCCGAGGAAGCCGTCCGCTGA
- a CDS encoding FAD-dependent oxidoreductase, whose product MSTSPSVLVVGAGPTGLTLAAELCAAGLTCHVIDKRPAASDRSRAFGLLPRTLELLDLRGRAEPFVERGLPWAHAALGDGKGWLDYGRADTPFPYMLVIPQHRTEEQLRRWAVERGARIRRGVELTGLRQDAGGVSADLTTAEGTTVLHTDFVVGCDGAHSTVRRLAGIRFEGSAYESSLIVADVRLAVEPDPVVYARMGRRGMVVLFPFGDGTFRLIVLDRERMAVPVDTPVTVAELRDSCRSVLGTDFGLHDPLWMSRFRSEQRLSERYRLGRVLLAGDAAHTHIPSGGQGLQTGVQDALNLGWKLAAHLRGRCPAHVLDTYQRERRPIARATLRTTDLLYRFEVSRSPAARVVRSLSTRLMGLPLVQSAVVDQLSGLTLRYPPLPGAVDGPVHRLVGRRLPDAALRPAGAGPGPGAGRLYELFREGTFVLLDQSAGGVCAGAAQGWADRVTVVRGRAERTDLAEALLVRPDGYIAWAGHGGGTGQLRHSLRYWCGPARPGGGARAGAGARGGTAPA is encoded by the coding sequence ATGTCCACGTCCCCGTCCGTCCTCGTGGTGGGAGCCGGGCCCACCGGTCTCACGCTTGCCGCGGAGCTGTGCGCGGCAGGCCTCACCTGCCATGTGATCGACAAGCGGCCGGCGGCGTCCGACCGCTCCCGGGCCTTCGGTCTGCTCCCGCGCACCCTCGAACTGCTCGACCTGCGGGGCCGCGCCGAGCCGTTCGTGGAGCGGGGGCTGCCGTGGGCGCACGCCGCCCTGGGCGACGGCAAGGGCTGGCTGGACTACGGCAGGGCCGACACCCCCTTCCCGTACATGCTGGTCATCCCGCAACACCGGACCGAGGAGCAGCTGCGCCGCTGGGCGGTGGAGCGCGGCGCCCGCATCAGGCGTGGTGTCGAACTGACCGGGCTGCGGCAGGACGCCGGCGGTGTGAGCGCCGACCTCACCACCGCGGAGGGCACCACGGTGCTGCACACGGACTTCGTGGTCGGCTGCGACGGGGCGCACAGCACGGTGCGGCGGCTGGCCGGTATCCGGTTCGAGGGGTCGGCCTATGAGAGTTCGCTGATCGTCGCCGACGTGCGGCTCGCCGTCGAGCCCGACCCGGTGGTGTACGCGCGCATGGGGCGGCGCGGCATGGTGGTCCTCTTCCCGTTCGGTGACGGCACGTTCCGGCTGATCGTCCTGGACCGTGAGCGGATGGCGGTGCCGGTGGACACGCCGGTGACGGTGGCGGAGCTGCGGGACAGCTGCCGGTCGGTCCTGGGCACCGACTTCGGTCTGCACGACCCTTTGTGGATGTCCCGGTTCCGCAGCGAGCAGCGGCTCAGCGAGCGTTACCGGCTGGGCCGGGTGCTGCTCGCCGGTGACGCCGCGCACACCCATATCCCCTCCGGCGGCCAGGGGTTGCAGACGGGTGTCCAGGACGCGCTGAACCTGGGCTGGAAGCTCGCGGCCCATCTGCGGGGCCGCTGTCCCGCGCATGTCCTGGACACCTACCAGCGCGAGCGCCGCCCCATCGCCCGTGCCACGCTGCGCACGACGGATCTGCTCTACCGCTTCGAGGTGTCCAGGTCGCCCGCCGCGCGCGTGGTGCGTTCGCTGAGCACCCGGCTGATGGGGCTGCCCCTGGTGCAGTCCGCGGTCGTCGATCAGTTGTCCGGTCTCACGCTGCGGTATCCGCCGCTGCCCGGCGCCGTTGACGGCCCGGTGCACCGGCTCGTGGGGCGCCGGCTGCCGGATGCGGCGCTGCGGCCGGCCGGGGCCGGCCCCGGGCCCGGGGCCGGGCGGCTGTACGAGCTGTTCCGGGAGGGCACGTTCGTCCTGCTCGACCAGTCCGCGGGAGGTGTCTGCGCGGGTGCCGCCCAGGGGTGGGCCGACCGGGTCACCGTCGTACGGGGCCGGGCGGAGCGCACCGATCTGGCCGAGGCGCTGCTCGTGCGGCCGGACGGGTACATCGCCTGGGCCGGTCACGGCGGTGGCACCGGGCAGCTGCGGCACAGCCTGCGGTACTGGTGCGGCCCGGCCCGCCCGGGCGGCGGCGCCCGGGCGGGCGCCGGCGCCCGCGGGGGGACGGCCCCCGCCTGA
- a CDS encoding SDR family oxidoreductase, producing the protein MDSSTIAVVTGAARGIGRGTALVLGEAGATVYVTDRESRGRRYSDLPGTVEDTAEQVTARGGTGIGVVVDHADDKAVAALFDRIRAEQGGIDLMVANAFNGNALPFVGGPFWTLPLEHWSNMVDVGVRSHMVSAWHAAPLLIERRGLLVFTGYTDPGSEVLGGHVFYDLAMTAVSRLARTVAHDLRPHGATALALSPGFTRTEAVMAATSADRIPADTDSLEFPGRAIHALFESAHLDRYAGRTVPVAELASAFKLRDIDA; encoded by the coding sequence ATGGACAGCAGCACGATCGCGGTCGTCACCGGTGCGGCGCGCGGCATCGGCCGGGGCACGGCGCTCGTCCTCGGCGAGGCCGGCGCGACCGTCTACGTCACCGACCGGGAGTCCCGCGGGCGGCGCTACAGCGACCTGCCGGGAACCGTGGAGGACACGGCCGAGCAGGTGACGGCCCGTGGCGGCACGGGGATCGGGGTGGTCGTCGATCACGCCGACGACAAGGCGGTGGCCGCCCTGTTCGACCGGATCCGTGCCGAACAGGGCGGCATCGACCTCATGGTCGCCAACGCCTTCAACGGCAACGCGCTGCCCTTCGTGGGCGGGCCGTTCTGGACACTGCCGCTGGAACACTGGTCGAACATGGTCGACGTCGGTGTCCGCAGCCACATGGTCTCCGCCTGGCACGCCGCACCGCTGCTCATCGAGCGTCGCGGCCTGCTGGTCTTCACCGGCTACACCGATCCCGGCTCCGAGGTCCTGGGCGGGCACGTGTTCTACGACCTGGCGATGACGGCCGTGAGCCGGCTCGCCCGCACCGTCGCGCACGACCTGCGCCCGCACGGCGCCACGGCGCTGGCGCTCTCGCCGGGGTTCACCCGCACCGAGGCGGTCATGGCGGCGACCAGCGCGGACCGGATTCCGGCGGACACCGACTCGCTGGAATTCCCCGGCCGCGCAATCCACGCGCTGTTCGAGAGCGCGCACCTCGACCGGTACGCGGGGCGGACCGTTCCGGTCGCGGAACTCGCCTCGGCCTTCAAGCTCCGCGACATCGACGCCTAG
- a CDS encoding pyridoxamine 5'-phosphate oxidase family protein: protein MLANLSEDVTDVLRRVRVCELATLSKEGRSVAWPLAYLWKPEQNEIVLSTGVAYPRKLEHIHRDDRVSLLFSDFTGSGLPSTTAPVLVQGRATAPDELHTAEGLEDFWAELFRRQPDSLHGVLSPESREMTPKGYWWRVRITVTPERVWTFSKNETGEQILERVA from the coding sequence ATGCTCGCCAACCTGTCCGAAGACGTCACCGACGTTCTGCGACGAGTACGAGTCTGTGAGCTCGCCACGCTTTCCAAGGAGGGGCGCTCCGTCGCCTGGCCCCTGGCGTATCTGTGGAAGCCCGAGCAGAACGAGATCGTGCTGAGCACGGGGGTGGCCTATCCGCGCAAGCTGGAGCACATCCACCGCGACGACCGGGTCTCCCTGCTCTTCTCCGACTTCACCGGCAGCGGTCTGCCCTCCACCACGGCTCCGGTGCTCGTCCAGGGCCGCGCCACCGCGCCGGACGAGCTGCACACCGCCGAGGGCCTGGAGGACTTCTGGGCCGAACTGTTCCGCAGGCAGCCCGACTCGCTGCACGGCGTCCTGTCCCCCGAGAGCCGGGAGATGACGCCCAAGGGCTACTGGTGGCGGGTGCGGATCACCGTCACCCCCGAGCGGGTGTGGACCTTTTCGAAGAACGAGACGGGCGAGCAGATCCTGGAGCGTGTGGCATGA
- a CDS encoding LVIVD repeat-containing protein, which produces MPLLTRPLPRPRARRRRLGALVAAAGLLCTLLTTTQAGAAPGPGTTAPSPGGVPAPDGIVHSANIEPVASLPNQALPGFNTDIAFQGRYAFAGNFDGFRIFDMSVPASPKTVAQVFCPGWQNDISVSGNLLFLSTDSSRSDDSCASTEQPETEKSSWEGMKVFDISDKANPKYVAAVETPCGSHTHTLVPERRSVYIYVSSYGPSATYPDCRPPLDGISVIKVPRGAPHKAAVVGFPVLFPGDGPDGGGNPGEPTHPGVTKTTGCHDITVLPSEDLAAGACMGDGVLLDIADPERPRVIDQVQDNVNFAFWHSATFNQKADKVVFTDELGGGGAATCNAEIGPDRGADGIYDIVGKGDRRKLVFRSYYKIPRHQTATENCVAHNGSLIPVKGKDIMVQAWYQGGVSVWDFTDSARPREIAYFERGPLTTDAVAWGGSWSAYYYNGHIYSSDLVKGLDVLKINDRRTDPARKIRLRELNVQTQPDYFGADD; this is translated from the coding sequence GTGCCCCTGTTGACCCGTCCCCTGCCCCGTCCCCGAGCGCGGCGCAGACGCCTGGGCGCGCTCGTGGCCGCCGCCGGGCTCCTGTGCACGCTCCTGACGACGACTCAGGCGGGTGCGGCCCCCGGCCCCGGCACCACCGCGCCGTCCCCGGGCGGCGTCCCGGCTCCCGACGGGATCGTCCACTCGGCCAACATCGAACCCGTGGCCAGTCTCCCCAACCAGGCGCTGCCGGGCTTCAACACGGATATCGCCTTCCAGGGGAGGTACGCCTTCGCGGGCAACTTCGACGGTTTCCGGATCTTCGACATGAGCGTGCCCGCGTCCCCGAAGACCGTCGCCCAGGTCTTCTGCCCGGGCTGGCAGAACGACATATCCGTCTCAGGGAACCTGCTCTTCCTGTCCACCGACTCCTCGCGCAGCGACGACTCCTGCGCCAGCACCGAACAGCCGGAGACCGAGAAGTCCTCCTGGGAGGGCATGAAGGTCTTCGACATCAGCGACAAGGCGAACCCGAAGTACGTCGCCGCCGTCGAGACCCCCTGCGGCTCGCACACCCACACCCTGGTGCCCGAGCGCCGGAGCGTCTACATCTACGTCTCCTCCTACGGCCCCAGCGCCACCTACCCCGACTGCCGGCCGCCGCTCGACGGCATCTCGGTCATCAAGGTGCCGCGCGGCGCCCCGCACAAGGCCGCCGTGGTCGGCTTCCCGGTGCTCTTCCCCGGCGACGGACCGGACGGCGGCGGCAACCCGGGCGAGCCCACCCACCCGGGCGTCACCAAGACCACCGGCTGCCACGACATCACCGTGCTGCCCTCCGAGGACCTCGCGGCAGGCGCCTGCATGGGCGACGGCGTCCTCCTCGACATCGCCGACCCCGAGCGCCCCCGGGTCATCGACCAGGTCCAGGACAACGTCAACTTCGCGTTCTGGCACTCGGCGACCTTCAACCAGAAAGCCGACAAGGTCGTCTTCACCGACGAGCTGGGCGGCGGCGGCGCGGCCACCTGCAACGCGGAGATCGGACCCGACCGCGGCGCCGACGGCATCTACGACATCGTCGGCAAGGGCGACCGGCGCAAGCTCGTCTTCAGGAGCTACTACAAGATCCCGCGCCACCAGACGGCCACCGAGAACTGCGTCGCCCACAACGGCTCACTGATCCCGGTCAAGGGCAAGGACATCATGGTCCAGGCCTGGTACCAGGGCGGTGTCTCCGTCTGGGACTTCACCGACTCCGCCAGGCCCAGGGAGATCGCCTACTTCGAGCGCGGCCCGCTCACCACGGACGCCGTCGCATGGGGCGGCTCGTGGTCGGCGTACTACTACAACGGCCACATCTACTCGAGCGACCTGGTCAAGGGGCTCGACGTCCTGAAGATCAACGACAGGCGGACCGACCCCGCGCGGAAGATCCGGCTGCGCGAGCTCAACGTGCAGACCCAGCCGGACTACTTCGGCGCCGACGACTGA
- a CDS encoding class I SAM-dependent methyltransferase, with product MADPGHVRTFNRIAPRYDAKFGKDCVAAHDLVLGWAQQARLAPDTVLDIGCGTGQLLSAAAERWPGARLHGVDPAEAMLAIAGKRLPAASLHAGRAERLPLPDGGVDLVLSTTSFGHWTDAEAGLREVRRVLRPGGSVLIAEHAPPGALLTVVLKALGRLPRLYGAEEMRALVRRAGLCPRRAETHPGVFVVTHAVRPV from the coding sequence ATGGCAGACCCCGGACACGTGCGCACCTTCAACCGGATCGCGCCGCGCTACGACGCCAAGTTCGGCAAGGACTGCGTGGCCGCCCACGACCTGGTGCTCGGCTGGGCCCAGCAGGCCCGTCTCGCCCCGGACACCGTGCTCGACATCGGCTGCGGCACCGGGCAGCTGCTGTCCGCGGCCGCCGAGCGGTGGCCGGGCGCCCGCCTGCACGGCGTGGACCCGGCCGAGGCGATGCTCGCCATCGCCGGCAAGCGGCTGCCCGCCGCTTCGCTCCACGCCGGCCGCGCCGAGAGGCTGCCGCTGCCGGACGGCGGTGTCGACCTGGTGCTCAGCACCACCTCGTTCGGCCACTGGACGGACGCGGAGGCGGGGCTCAGGGAGGTGCGGCGGGTGCTGCGCCCGGGCGGATCCGTCCTGATCGCCGAGCACGCCCCGCCGGGAGCGCTGCTCACCGTGGTCCTGAAGGCTCTGGGCCGGCTGCCCCGGCTGTACGGCGCCGAGGAGATGCGGGCCCTGGTACGGCGGGCCGGCCTCTGCCCGCGCCGGGCGGAGACCCACCCGGGCGTCTTCGTCGTCACCCACGCCGTACGCCCCGTATGA
- a CDS encoding amidohydrolase family protein, translated as MHPPAPAEPGRLTAVRAANIFDGDRVRGPGTVFIRQGVITGVETANTAPPCDAAVHELGPGSFLLPGLIDAHSHLCWNAGPDAVAAVTADPQATLHANVRAAAARALRAGITTVRDLGDRDYAVVAVRDAAAPRRHELPELLAAGPPLTTPRGHCHFLGGGTAGAHALRRAVRERFDRGCHTVKVMASGGSVTPGSDPSLRQFTADELRAVAEQAHALGMNTAAHAHAPAAILDAARAGFATVEHVSFMTGDRFRPRAAVIDALVSAGTFASLTAGDVCADRAAAPPLAAKMLQCLATVLPPLRAAGARIVLGSDAGIGPTKPHDALVEGVRDAVRLGVDGAAALRMVTGEAAEACGVQGRKGRLAPGADADLLVLGADPVLDMAALTEVRGVYRLGHPVHGHDAAPL; from the coding sequence GTGCACCCACCCGCCCCTGCCGAGCCCGGCCGCCTGACCGCCGTCCGGGCCGCGAACATCTTCGACGGTGACCGGGTGCGCGGACCGGGCACCGTCTTCATACGGCAGGGGGTCATCACCGGCGTCGAGACGGCCAACACCGCTCCCCCCTGCGACGCGGCCGTCCATGAACTGGGGCCCGGCTCCTTCCTGCTGCCCGGGCTCATCGACGCCCACAGCCATCTGTGCTGGAACGCCGGGCCCGACGCCGTCGCCGCCGTCACCGCGGACCCGCAGGCCACCCTGCACGCCAACGTCCGGGCGGCCGCCGCCCGCGCCCTGCGGGCGGGCATCACCACCGTCCGGGACCTGGGCGACCGCGACTACGCGGTCGTGGCGGTACGCGACGCCGCCGCACCCCGCCGGCACGAACTGCCCGAACTGCTCGCCGCCGGGCCCCCCTTGACCACGCCCCGGGGCCACTGCCACTTCCTCGGCGGCGGCACCGCGGGGGCGCACGCGCTGCGGCGCGCGGTGCGCGAGCGGTTCGACCGCGGCTGCCACACGGTGAAGGTGATGGCCAGCGGCGGCAGCGTCACCCCGGGCAGCGACCCCTCCCTGCGGCAGTTCACCGCGGACGAACTGCGGGCCGTGGCCGAACAGGCGCACGCTCTGGGAATGAACACGGCCGCGCACGCGCACGCCCCGGCCGCCATCCTCGACGCGGCGCGCGCGGGCTTCGCGACGGTCGAACACGTCTCGTTCATGACGGGCGACCGCTTCCGTCCGCGGGCCGCCGTCATCGACGCGCTCGTGAGCGCCGGGACCTTCGCCTCGCTGACGGCCGGGGACGTCTGCGCGGACCGGGCCGCCGCGCCGCCGCTGGCCGCGAAGATGCTCCAGTGCCTGGCGACGGTGCTGCCGCCGCTGAGGGCGGCGGGCGCCCGGATCGTCCTGGGCTCGGACGCCGGGATCGGGCCGACCAAGCCCCACGACGCACTCGTCGAGGGCGTGCGCGATGCCGTGCGGCTCGGCGTCGACGGTGCCGCCGCGCTGCGCATGGTCACCGGCGAGGCGGCCGAGGCCTGCGGGGTCCAGGGCCGCAAGGGACGCCTCGCGCCGGGCGCCGACGCCGATCTGCTCGTCCTGGGGGCCGACCCGGTCCTGGACATGGCGGCGCTGACCGAGGTGCGCGGCGTCTACCGCCTGGGACACCCGGTGCACGGCCACGACGCCGCCCCCCTCTGA